In a single window of the Candidatus Methylomirabilota bacterium genome:
- a CDS encoding NADH-quinone oxidoreductase subunit H, with product MREIGATAAVVSALAQALLVALAAPLLVGLVRTLKARLTGRRGPDPWQPYLDLLKQLRKEAVISTTTSWLFRLTPFVLVATMLVAATVVPVLVTRPALSFAGGIVLVMYLFMLGTFFLALAGLDSGSAFGGMGSSREVAVAALAEPTVMLAVFALALRTGTTNLGTVAERLGGEPTLAAHPGHLLAFLAFFIVMLAETGRLPVDNPATHLELTMIHEAMILEYSGPYLAMIEWASAMKLFLYMTLLINLFVPWWIPTEVAGAGMLLGALALAGKLVILAGALAVLETAVAKLRLFRVPELLAGSFALALLSVASVVLLR from the coding sequence ATGAGGGAGATCGGGGCCACGGCCGCCGTGGTGAGCGCGCTCGCGCAAGCGCTGCTCGTGGCGCTGGCCGCGCCCTTGCTGGTGGGCCTCGTGCGCACGCTCAAGGCGCGCCTGACGGGGCGGCGCGGCCCGGATCCCTGGCAGCCGTATCTCGACCTCCTGAAGCAGCTGCGGAAGGAGGCGGTGATCTCCACCACGACTTCCTGGCTGTTCCGGCTCACCCCGTTCGTGCTGGTGGCCACCATGCTGGTGGCGGCCACCGTGGTGCCGGTCCTGGTGACGCGGCCCGCGCTGTCCTTCGCGGGCGGCATCGTGCTCGTCATGTACCTCTTCATGCTCGGGACCTTCTTCCTCGCCCTCGCCGGGCTCGACTCGGGTAGCGCCTTCGGCGGCATGGGCTCGAGTCGCGAGGTGGCGGTGGCGGCGCTCGCCGAGCCAACTGTCATGCTAGCGGTGTTCGCCCTCGCGCTGCGCACCGGGACCACGAACCTGGGTACCGTGGCGGAGCGGTTAGGCGGCGAACCGACCCTCGCCGCGCATCCCGGCCATCTCCTGGCGTTCCTCGCCTTCTTCATCGTGATGCTCGCGGAAACCGGCCGCCTGCCCGTGGACAATCCCGCCACGCATCTCGAGCTGACCATGATCCACGAGGCGATGATCCTCGAGTACTCGGGGCCGTATCTCGCCATGATCGAGTGGGCCAGCGCCATGAAGCTCTTCCTCTACATGACGCTGCTGATCAACCTCTTCGTCCCCTGGTGGATCCCCACGGAGGTCGCCGGCGCGGGCATGCTGCTGGGGGCACTGGCCCTCGCCGGCAAGCTCGTGATCCTCGCGGGTGCGCTCGCCGTGCTGGAGACCGCCGTCGCGAAGCTGAGGCTCTTTCGCGTGCCCGAGCTCCTGGCCGGCTCGTTCGCCCTGGCCCTCCTGTCTGTGGCCTCGGTGGTGCTCCTGAGATGA
- a CDS encoding proton-conducting transporter membrane subunit, translated as MSPVVLLLVPLIAAGLLAWGPARTARGLHTAALAAMLGTVLSVIADVARGGAVTALDGLLRADPLSAWMVGLIAVVATLAGAEAVASGHGSADGEAMRRFYALFHLFVFTMFLAVTTDDLGLMWVAVEGTTLASVFLVNFHRTRASLEAAYKYLLICSVGIALAFIGTVLVYFADVQQFGAEAHALRWTTLLGWAPQLPPRVVELAFVFLLVGYGTKAGLAPMHTWLPDAHSEAPAPISALMSGVLLSVGLYAVLRFKTVVDVAAGPEFAARLLVLLGLASLTVAAAFLWSPTNVKRMLAYSSVEHVGLVALGLGFGGAWGVAGALLHIGNHALAKSTLFLLSGRIRDAFGTADILPVRDLVRAMPLTGRGFALALLALLGLPPFGLFVSELMILGAGFRGGWWLASALALVLLLIAFAGMLRAFHRMAYAPGAPTAPRETPSWAAAAPIAVGLGLLLLTGVAWPPGLAAALARAAAVLGG; from the coding sequence ATGAGCCCCGTCGTGCTGCTGCTGGTGCCGCTGATCGCGGCGGGCCTGCTCGCCTGGGGACCCGCGCGGACGGCGCGCGGCCTGCACACGGCCGCGCTGGCCGCCATGCTCGGCACCGTCCTGTCGGTGATTGCGGACGTGGCGCGGGGCGGCGCGGTCACCGCCCTCGACGGGCTCCTCCGTGCCGATCCGCTGAGCGCCTGGATGGTGGGGCTCATCGCGGTGGTGGCGACCCTGGCGGGCGCCGAGGCGGTGGCCTCGGGCCACGGGAGCGCGGACGGCGAGGCGATGCGGCGCTTCTACGCGCTCTTCCACCTCTTCGTGTTCACGATGTTCCTCGCCGTCACCACCGACGACCTGGGGCTCATGTGGGTGGCGGTGGAAGGGACCACGCTGGCGTCGGTCTTCCTCGTCAACTTCCACCGGACGCGCGCCTCCCTCGAGGCGGCCTACAAGTATCTCCTCATCTGCTCCGTGGGCATCGCGCTGGCGTTCATCGGAACCGTGCTGGTCTACTTCGCGGACGTCCAGCAGTTTGGCGCCGAGGCGCACGCGCTGCGTTGGACGACGCTCCTGGGCTGGGCGCCGCAGCTCCCGCCTCGCGTGGTCGAGCTGGCGTTCGTCTTCCTCCTGGTCGGCTATGGGACCAAGGCCGGGCTGGCGCCCATGCACACCTGGCTCCCCGACGCGCACAGCGAGGCCCCCGCCCCCATCAGCGCGCTCATGTCGGGGGTGCTCCTGTCGGTGGGGCTCTACGCGGTGCTGCGCTTCAAGACGGTGGTCGACGTGGCGGCGGGGCCGGAGTTCGCGGCGCGACTCCTCGTCCTCCTCGGACTCGCCTCGCTCACGGTGGCGGCGGCCTTTCTCTGGTCGCCCACCAACGTCAAGCGGATGCTCGCCTACTCGAGCGTGGAGCACGTGGGGCTGGTCGCGCTCGGGCTCGGCTTCGGCGGCGCGTGGGGCGTGGCGGGCGCGCTCCTGCACATCGGGAATCACGCCCTCGCCAAGTCTACCCTGTTCCTCCTCTCCGGACGAATTCGCGACGCGTTCGGCACGGCCGACATCCTGCCGGTGCGCGATCTCGTGCGCGCCATGCCCCTGACGGGGCGCGGGTTCGCCCTCGCGCTGCTGGCCCTTCTGGGGCTGCCACCCTTCGGGCTCTTCGTGAGCGAGCTGATGATTTTGGGCGCGGGATTCCGAGGTGGCTGGTGGCTCGCCTCCGCCCTGGCCCTGGTGCTGCTCCTGATCGCGTTCGCCGGCATGCTGCGTGCGTTCCACCGCATGGCCTATGCGCCGGGCGCGCCCACCGCGCCCCGCGAGACACCGAGCTGGGCCGCGGCGGCGCCGATCGCGGTGGGACTGGGCTTGCTGCTGCTCACCGGCGTGGCGTGGCCACCAGGGCTCGCCGCCGCGCTCGCCCGCGCCGCTGCGGTACTGGGCGGCTAG
- a CDS encoding NADH-quinone oxidoreductase subunit C: MGSAAALVAQLRAAGAEDAAVRADGSVRCRVPRWEVPALADRLGAQGLSLELLAATDTRPESGDFTLTYVFAAAEPRHPVVALASVPADAPQFPSLATRSFPASRFEREIHDLLGLVPVGHPEPRRLALHQFWPEGYHPLRRDTAPRRDFVDAGQPFPFRRVEGPGVFEITVGPVHAGIIEPGHFRFSVAGEEIVSLETRLGFVHKGTEKLFETLPFVRTPELAERVSGDESVAHALAYCEALERLTGAAVPPRAAWLRVILLELERLYNHVGDVGMIVNDTGFAWGHAHCFRLREELLRLNARITGHRLLRGAMVPGGIAGPAVDAPLDEVVDTVNRVASDFQTIVRICLDNTMVLERLQGTGRLTTKTAREMGVVGLVARASGIDTDLRRDAPFAAYGELEVTPAVYPQGDVWARTMVRVDEVRESARLIAAAAQRAPAGAPRVLLPPLPLGGDAVTCVEAWRGPLWYWVLAAGPERLRRVKVVDPSFRNWPALELAVLENIVPDFPLCNKSFNLSYSGSDL, from the coding sequence ATGGGGTCGGCCGCCGCGCTCGTTGCCCAGCTCAGGGCCGCCGGCGCCGAGGACGCGGCCGTGCGCGCGGACGGATCCGTGCGGTGTCGCGTGCCGCGCTGGGAGGTCCCCGCGCTGGCTGATCGGCTGGGCGCCCAGGGACTCTCGCTGGAGCTGCTCGCCGCCACGGACACCCGACCCGAAAGCGGCGACTTCACCCTGACCTACGTGTTCGCGGCGGCCGAGCCACGACATCCGGTGGTCGCGCTCGCCTCGGTGCCTGCGGACGCCCCGCAGTTTCCCTCGCTCGCCACCCGGTCCTTCCCGGCCAGCCGCTTCGAGCGCGAGATTCACGACCTCCTGGGGCTCGTGCCCGTCGGCCACCCCGAGCCGAGGCGGCTCGCGCTACACCAGTTCTGGCCGGAGGGCTATCACCCGCTCCGTCGCGACACCGCGCCACGCCGGGACTTCGTCGACGCCGGCCAACCCTTCCCGTTCCGACGGGTGGAAGGGCCCGGCGTGTTCGAGATCACGGTGGGGCCGGTGCATGCCGGCATCATCGAGCCGGGCCACTTCCGGTTCAGCGTGGCCGGGGAGGAGATCGTCAGCTTGGAGACGCGCCTGGGCTTCGTCCACAAGGGCACGGAGAAGCTCTTCGAGACGCTTCCGTTCGTCCGCACGCCCGAGCTGGCGGAGCGCGTGTCGGGGGACGAGAGCGTGGCGCACGCGCTCGCGTACTGCGAAGCCCTCGAGCGCCTCACCGGCGCCGCTGTCCCGCCCCGCGCGGCATGGCTCCGCGTGATCCTGCTCGAGCTGGAGCGACTCTACAACCACGTCGGCGACGTGGGCATGATCGTGAACGACACGGGCTTCGCATGGGGTCACGCGCACTGCTTCCGGCTGCGGGAGGAGCTCCTGCGCCTCAATGCCCGGATCACCGGCCATCGCCTGCTCCGGGGCGCGATGGTGCCCGGCGGTATCGCCGGCCCTGCCGTCGACGCGCCCCTCGACGAGGTGGTGGACACGGTGAATCGCGTCGCGTCAGACTTCCAGACGATCGTGCGGATCTGCCTCGACAACACCATGGTTCTGGAGCGGCTCCAGGGTACGGGCCGCCTGACCACCAAGACCGCCCGCGAGATGGGCGTGGTGGGACTGGTCGCACGCGCCAGCGGCATCGACACCGACCTCCGGCGCGACGCGCCGTTTGCGGCCTACGGCGAGCTCGAGGTGACGCCGGCGGTGTACCCCCAAGGCGACGTGTGGGCCCGCACGATGGTCCGGGTCGACGAGGTGCGCGAGTCGGCACGGCTCATCGCCGCCGCCGCGCAGCGGGCTCCGGCGGGCGCTCCACGCGTCCTGCTGCCGCCGCTCCCGCTGGGTGGCGACGCGGTGACCTGCGTGGAAGCGTGGCGCGGCCCCCTCTGGTACTGGGTGCTCGCCGCGGGGCCAGAACGACTCCGCCGCGTGAAGGTGGTGGACCCGTCCTTCCGGAACTGGCCGGCCCTGGAGCTCGCCGTGCTCGAGAACATCGTTCCGGACTTCCCACTCTGCAACAAGTCCTTCAACCTCTCCTACTCCGGGAGCGACCTCTAG